The following are encoded in a window of Amycolatopsis lexingtonensis genomic DNA:
- a CDS encoding DNA recombination protein RmuC — MATVLTTAAIVLAVLLLVAVAVLWRLYNDGMRRADAAARLVAAERAKADQQQLALRRYEVAFASISGRGELGEQVLVETARALGLREDLHFTLQTDLAGGGAAKPDMVLRVGGGRTVPVDAKASMATWSEAVETDDPDERIDALRAHVRQIRSRAAELAGKGYQRWADAIYGTIMFVPSDAAVVAAMDTDPELLRWLIDRRVFLCGPTGFGVLASAALFAASDRTLEADVEQVRTGAAAAHRAAGGAVEALNLSSTHLQRFLSARRRELEALETFRATVAPLSEASGSPAPVPTVRKGDELAAS, encoded by the coding sequence GTGGCGACAGTGCTGACCACCGCGGCGATCGTGCTGGCGGTCCTGCTGCTCGTCGCCGTCGCGGTGCTGTGGCGGCTGTACAACGACGGGATGCGCCGGGCGGACGCGGCGGCCCGGCTGGTGGCGGCCGAGCGCGCGAAGGCGGATCAGCAGCAGCTCGCGCTGCGGCGCTACGAGGTGGCGTTCGCGTCGATCAGCGGGCGCGGCGAGCTGGGCGAGCAGGTCCTGGTCGAGACGGCCCGCGCGCTCGGGCTGCGCGAAGACCTCCACTTCACCCTGCAGACGGACCTCGCGGGCGGCGGCGCGGCGAAACCGGACATGGTGCTGCGCGTGGGCGGCGGCCGCACGGTGCCGGTCGACGCGAAGGCGAGCATGGCAACGTGGTCGGAGGCGGTGGAGACCGACGACCCGGACGAGCGGATCGACGCGTTGCGCGCGCACGTCCGCCAGATCCGCTCCCGGGCGGCCGAGCTGGCGGGCAAGGGTTATCAGCGCTGGGCCGACGCGATCTACGGCACGATCATGTTCGTCCCTTCCGACGCGGCGGTGGTCGCGGCGATGGACACCGACCCGGAGCTGCTGCGCTGGCTGATCGACCGCCGGGTGTTCCTGTGCGGCCCGACGGGCTTCGGCGTCCTGGCCTCGGCTGCCCTGTTCGCGGCGAGCGACCGGACCTTGGAAGCGGACGTCGAGCAGGTCCGGACGGGCGCGGCGGCCGCCCACCGCGCGGCGGGCGGGGCGGTGGAGGCGCTGAACCTGTCGAGCACGCACCTGCAGCGGTTCCTGTCGGCCCGGCGGCGGGAGCTGGAGGCGCTGGAGACGTTCCGGGCGACGGTGGCGCCGCTGTCGGAGGCGTCGGGGAGTCCGGCGCCGGTGCCGACGGTGCGGAAGGGGGATGAACTGGCGGCCAGTTGA
- a CDS encoding exonuclease SbcCD subunit D, with protein sequence MRFLHTSDWHIGRTFHGADLLAEQEAVLGHLAGLVAGEAIDAVLVAGDIYDRAVPSAEAVRVATAAVARIRAAGAQLIVTPGNHDSAPRLGAFAEFAAAGGLHLRTTVGGLAEPVLLEDDHGPVAVYGIPYLEPEPARHALGVPEARGHTGVLTEAMRRIRADLATRPGTRSVVLAHAFVTGGEPTDSERTIAVGGVEQVPGSVFDGVDYVALGHLHGPQTLAEHLRYSGSPLAYSFSEARQRKSVWLVDLDAGGLREVRRHELPVPRALATISGEIEDLLADPAHEVHLGHFLSITVTDRVRPVDAMRRLRERFPYAVHLEWEPAGGHDGAPLRYSDAVRGRSDIEISRSFLDDCRGAPPTESEERLLFKALEAADRGALAK encoded by the coding sequence GTGAGATTCCTGCACACGTCCGACTGGCACATCGGCCGCACGTTCCACGGCGCCGATCTGCTCGCGGAACAGGAAGCGGTGCTCGGGCACCTCGCCGGCCTCGTGGCCGGTGAGGCGATCGACGCCGTCCTGGTGGCAGGCGACATCTATGACCGCGCGGTGCCGTCCGCCGAGGCCGTCCGGGTGGCCACCGCGGCCGTCGCCCGGATCCGCGCCGCCGGCGCCCAGCTGATCGTCACGCCCGGCAACCACGACTCCGCGCCCCGCCTCGGCGCCTTCGCGGAGTTCGCCGCGGCGGGCGGTCTGCACCTGCGCACCACCGTCGGCGGCCTGGCCGAACCGGTGCTGCTCGAGGACGACCACGGGCCGGTCGCCGTCTACGGCATCCCTTACCTGGAACCGGAACCGGCCCGGCACGCGCTGGGCGTGCCGGAGGCGCGCGGCCACACCGGCGTGCTCACCGAGGCCATGCGCCGGATCCGCGCGGACCTCGCCACCCGGCCGGGCACGCGGTCGGTCGTGCTCGCGCACGCGTTCGTCACCGGCGGCGAGCCGACCGATTCCGAACGGACGATCGCGGTCGGCGGGGTCGAGCAGGTGCCCGGTTCGGTCTTCGACGGCGTCGACTACGTGGCTCTGGGCCACCTCCACGGCCCGCAGACGCTCGCCGAGCACCTCCGCTACTCCGGCAGCCCGCTGGCGTACTCGTTTTCCGAAGCGCGCCAACGGAAATCGGTCTGGCTGGTCGATCTGGACGCTGGCGGGCTGCGCGAGGTCCGCCGGCACGAGCTGCCGGTGCCGCGCGCACTGGCCACGATCAGCGGTGAGATCGAGGACCTCCTGGCGGACCCGGCGCACGAGGTCCACCTCGGCCACTTCCTGTCGATCACGGTCACCGATCGCGTCCGCCCGGTGGACGCGATGCGGCGCCTGCGCGAGCGGTTCCCGTACGCGGTCCACCTGGAATGGGAGCCCGCCGGCGGCCACGACGGCGCCCCGCTGCGCTACTCCGACGCCGTCCGGGGCCGGTCGGACATCGAGATCTCGCGCAGCTTCCTCGACGACTGCCGGGGCGCCCCGCCGACCGAGAGCGAAGAGCGGCTCCTGTTCAAGGCACTGGAAGCAGCCGACCGGGGGGCCCTCGCGAAATGA
- a CDS encoding AAA family ATPase, which yields MRLHRLEVEAFGPYCAREVVDFDVLGADGLFLLHGETGAGKTTLLDAIAFALFGVVPGARNEAKRLRCDLADPDQVTEVALELTVQGHRLKIVRNPEYQRPKRRGEGTTTQQARVSLSWIGTAPAGLAPEGLIRIEEVARTVERLLGMTAAQFFQVVLLPQGEFARFLRSDTAEREKLLERLFGTERFADVERWFADLRAERGRELDSRQRDVRELLARYAQEAQQDPPETDVADWVGAVLAASEERVGQVTAEELRARSAAQRADAFLQEERAGAEKIRRVRTAHLRLLEITEQAPQRAEWAREVAAARRAAGVAVEADLLDRRAAELAEAEQAEQARGAHLREFGTRATGDLKARAATAREEAGAVAELVAEAEQQQLDVMRRDDRKLAAVTAQQQAEQLTAELAAIPGQLAKLRADALAAAEAEAKLDGARAKVEELRAVARDAAELPEAQAKVGRGEAKLREVVDAHQEARQRRLDLRERRLDGMAAELAAALPDGAPCPVCGSAEHPAKANRDVELVDPAEERAAEEAEQAADAVRQRVVVALEEAKARLAGLVERLAGRTAESITAELTEARSAVVALTEQAAGKAKLGQQVVLLERDLEARTERRRQAEQAATEATTDVRALEERLAERERRLVAGRGEFADVGARRAHLLGLAEALEAVAEARMAVTGARERVAEQRKLVEAAVQAKGFTSLKKARAAMLPDEQIEKLEQGIAEAEAAAAGARALLSEPDLFGISPDDVADVDRAADAAELARARADSAYAALRAATAQHEELTRLAGLLKKALAGLAPAEAAYAELRALAEVVNGRGQNSRKMSLRSYVLAARLEEVAVAATHRLRTMSQGRYSFVHSDAAGARGTRGGLGIDVLDDYSGTIRPAKTLSGGESFLASLALALGLADVVAGETGGALLDTLFVDEGFGTLDAETLDVVMNILDELRAGGRVVGLVSHVEELRQRIPTRLRVRKSRTGSTLEVRAG from the coding sequence ATGAGGCTGCACAGGCTGGAGGTCGAAGCCTTCGGGCCGTACTGCGCACGCGAAGTGGTCGACTTCGACGTGCTCGGCGCCGACGGCCTCTTCCTCCTGCACGGCGAAACCGGGGCGGGCAAGACGACACTGCTCGACGCGATCGCGTTCGCGTTGTTCGGCGTGGTCCCCGGCGCCCGCAACGAAGCCAAGCGGCTGCGCTGCGACCTCGCCGACCCCGACCAGGTCACCGAGGTCGCGCTGGAGCTCACCGTGCAGGGGCACCGGCTGAAGATCGTGCGGAACCCGGAGTACCAGCGGCCGAAGCGGCGCGGCGAGGGCACGACCACCCAGCAGGCCCGGGTGTCGCTGAGCTGGATCGGCACCGCGCCCGCCGGGCTGGCCCCAGAGGGCCTGATCCGGATCGAGGAGGTCGCGCGCACCGTCGAGCGGCTGCTCGGGATGACCGCGGCCCAGTTCTTCCAGGTGGTGCTGCTGCCGCAGGGCGAGTTCGCCCGGTTCCTGCGGTCGGACACCGCCGAGCGCGAGAAGCTCCTCGAGCGGCTGTTCGGCACCGAGCGCTTCGCCGACGTCGAACGCTGGTTCGCCGACCTGCGGGCCGAGCGCGGGCGCGAGCTGGACAGCCGGCAGCGGGACGTGCGGGAGCTGCTGGCCAGGTACGCGCAGGAAGCCCAGCAGGACCCGCCGGAGACGGACGTCGCCGACTGGGTCGGGGCCGTGCTCGCCGCTTCGGAAGAGCGCGTCGGGCAGGTCACCGCCGAGGAGCTGCGGGCGCGGTCGGCCGCCCAGCGGGCGGACGCCTTCCTGCAGGAAGAACGCGCGGGCGCGGAGAAGATCCGCCGGGTCCGCACCGCGCACCTGCGGCTGCTCGAGATCACCGAGCAGGCGCCACAGCGGGCCGAGTGGGCGCGGGAGGTCGCGGCCGCTCGCCGCGCGGCCGGGGTCGCCGTCGAGGCGGACCTGCTCGACCGCCGGGCCGCCGAACTCGCCGAGGCCGAACAGGCGGAGCAGGCCCGTGGCGCGCACCTGCGGGAATTCGGCACGCGCGCGACCGGTGACCTGAAGGCGCGGGCGGCGACCGCGCGGGAAGAGGCCGGCGCGGTCGCCGAGCTGGTCGCCGAAGCCGAACAGCAGCAGCTCGACGTCATGCGGCGCGACGACCGGAAGCTGGCCGCCGTCACGGCCCAGCAGCAGGCCGAGCAGCTGACCGCCGAGCTGGCCGCGATCCCGGGCCAGCTGGCCAAGCTGCGCGCGGACGCGCTCGCGGCGGCCGAAGCCGAGGCGAAGCTCGACGGGGCCCGCGCCAAGGTCGAGGAACTGAGGGCCGTGGCGCGCGACGCGGCCGAACTGCCCGAAGCGCAAGCGAAAGTCGGGCGGGGCGAAGCGAAGCTGCGCGAGGTGGTCGACGCGCACCAGGAAGCCCGGCAACGGCGGCTCGACCTGCGAGAGCGGCGGCTCGACGGGATGGCGGCCGAGCTGGCCGCCGCGTTGCCGGACGGCGCGCCGTGCCCGGTGTGCGGGTCGGCCGAGCACCCGGCGAAGGCGAACCGCGACGTCGAGCTGGTCGACCCGGCGGAGGAGCGGGCCGCCGAAGAAGCCGAGCAAGCGGCGGACGCGGTGCGGCAGCGGGTCGTGGTCGCGCTGGAAGAGGCGAAGGCGCGGCTGGCAGGCCTGGTGGAACGGCTGGCCGGGCGCACGGCCGAGTCGATCACCGCGGAGCTGACGGAAGCGCGTTCGGCGGTCGTGGCGCTGACCGAGCAGGCGGCCGGGAAGGCGAAGCTGGGCCAGCAGGTCGTCCTCCTGGAGCGGGACCTCGAAGCGCGGACCGAACGCCGCCGTCAAGCCGAACAGGCGGCGACCGAAGCGACGACCGACGTCCGCGCCCTGGAAGAACGGCTGGCCGAGCGCGAACGCCGGCTGGTCGCCGGCCGCGGCGAGTTCGCGGACGTCGGGGCGCGCCGGGCGCACCTGCTCGGCCTGGCCGAAGCCCTCGAAGCGGTCGCCGAAGCCCGGATGGCGGTCACCGGCGCCCGGGAACGGGTGGCCGAGCAGCGCAAGCTGGTCGAGGCGGCGGTCCAGGCGAAGGGGTTCACGTCGCTGAAGAAGGCGCGAGCCGCGATGCTGCCGGACGAGCAGATCGAGAAGCTCGAACAGGGCATCGCCGAGGCCGAAGCGGCCGCGGCCGGGGCACGGGCGTTGCTGTCGGAGCCGGACCTGTTCGGGATCTCGCCGGACGACGTCGCGGACGTCGACCGCGCGGCCGACGCGGCCGAGCTGGCGCGGGCGCGCGCCGATTCGGCGTACGCGGCGCTGCGCGCGGCCACCGCGCAGCACGAGGAGCTGACCCGGCTGGCCGGGCTGCTGAAGAAGGCGCTCGCCGGGCTGGCGCCGGCCGAAGCGGCGTACGCCGAGCTACGGGCGCTGGCGGAGGTCGTCAACGGGCGCGGGCAGAACAGCCGCAAGATGTCGCTGCGGTCGTACGTGCTGGCGGCGCGGCTGGAGGAAGTGGCGGTCGCCGCCACGCACCGGCTGCGCACCATGAGCCAGGGGCGCTACTCCTTCGTGCACTCGGACGCGGCCGGGGCGCGCGGTACTCGCGGCGGCCTCGGCATCGACGTGCTGGACGACTACTCGGGCACCATCCGCCCGGCGAAGACGCTGTCCGGTGGCGAGTCGTTCCTCGCCTCGCTGGCCCTCGCGCTGGGGCTGGCCGACGTCGTCGCGGGCGAGACCGGCGGCGCGCTGCTCGACACGCTGTTCGTCGACGAGGGCTTCGGCACCCTGGACGCCGAGACGCTGGACGTCGTGATGAACATCCTCGACGAGCTGCGCGCGGGCGGCCGGGTGGTCGGGCTCGTGTCGCACGTCGAGGAGCTGCGGCAGCGCATCCCGACGCGGCTGCGCGTCCGCAAGTCCCGCACGGGCTCCACATTGGAGGTGCGCGCCGGCTGA
- a CDS encoding DUF1737 domain-containing protein, with protein sequence MTDQPPNGLPRYRLLTGPDDAKFCHRVSEALELGYRLHGSPAATFDGDQVIVAQALLWHGEQG encoded by the coding sequence ATGACGGACCAGCCGCCGAACGGCCTGCCCCGCTACCGCCTGCTCACCGGCCCCGACGACGCGAAGTTCTGCCACCGCGTCAGCGAGGCGCTCGAACTCGGCTACCGCCTGCACGGATCGCCGGCGGCGACGTTCGACGGGGACCAGGTGATCGTGGCCCAGGCGCTGCTGTGGCACGGCGAGCAGGGCTGA
- a CDS encoding AlkA N-terminal domain-containing protein — translation MVTTTEPPALWRDVERCYRVVTARDSRFDGQFIMAVRTTGIYCRPSCPASTPKAQNVRFFPTSAAAQANGFRACRRCLPDAVPGSPDWNVRADLAARAMRLISDGTVEREGVPGLARRLGYSERQLGRVLTAELGAGPLALARAHRAHSARLLIELSELPLTDVAFAAGFSSVRQFNETIREVFATTPSQLRAFAASRRGCHGDVSGTRLSLRLPFRPPFDADGLLRFFAGHAVPGVEVVTSESYARSLRLAHGTGVVRLTPQADHVRCELVLTDLRDLGSAVSRVRRLLDLDAAPAAVTRVLGADPALAPLVATAPGIRVPGAVDGEELLLRTLLGDQVPASLGEEVPGEWGVTRLFPATARIAATGHPAATALAEGRLDVHVGRDAADLRAELLACPGIDAATADYVLMRVLGAPDVLLAEDPEVRYGAEALGIAPESLPEHARKWTPWCSYAGRYLQRAAATGLAVS, via the coding sequence ATGGTCACGACAACCGAGCCGCCGGCGCTCTGGCGAGACGTCGAACGCTGCTACCGCGTGGTCACCGCCCGCGACTCGCGCTTCGACGGCCAGTTCATCATGGCCGTCCGCACCACCGGCATCTACTGCCGCCCGTCGTGCCCGGCGTCGACGCCCAAGGCGCAGAACGTCCGGTTCTTCCCGACGTCGGCGGCCGCGCAGGCCAACGGCTTCCGCGCCTGCCGCCGCTGCCTGCCCGACGCCGTGCCCGGCTCGCCGGACTGGAACGTGCGCGCCGACCTCGCGGCGCGGGCGATGCGCCTGATCTCGGACGGGACCGTGGAGCGCGAAGGCGTCCCCGGCCTCGCGCGCCGGCTCGGCTACTCGGAACGCCAGCTCGGCCGGGTCCTGACCGCCGAGCTCGGCGCCGGTCCGCTCGCCCTGGCCCGGGCGCACCGCGCGCACTCGGCGCGGTTGCTCATCGAGCTGTCCGAGCTGCCGCTGACCGATGTCGCGTTCGCCGCGGGTTTCTCCAGCGTGCGGCAGTTCAACGAGACGATCCGCGAAGTGTTCGCGACGACGCCTTCGCAGCTTCGCGCCTTCGCGGCTTCACGACGAGGATGTCACGGCGACGTGAGCGGGACACGGCTCAGCCTGCGGCTGCCGTTCAGGCCGCCGTTCGACGCCGACGGGCTGCTTCGCTTCTTCGCCGGCCACGCGGTGCCGGGCGTCGAGGTCGTCACCTCGGAGTCGTACGCCCGGAGCCTGCGGCTCGCCCACGGCACCGGAGTCGTCCGGCTGACGCCGCAGGCGGACCACGTGCGCTGCGAGCTGGTGCTCACCGACCTGCGTGACCTCGGCAGCGCGGTCAGCCGGGTGCGCCGGCTGCTCGACCTCGACGCCGCCCCTGCGGCGGTCACCCGCGTCCTCGGCGCCGACCCGGCGCTGGCGCCGCTGGTCGCGACTGCGCCGGGGATCCGGGTCCCGGGCGCGGTGGACGGCGAGGAACTCCTGCTCCGCACCCTGCTCGGCGACCAGGTGCCCGCCTCGCTCGGCGAGGAAGTCCCCGGCGAGTGGGGCGTGACGCGGCTCTTCCCGGCCACGGCCCGGATCGCGGCCACCGGCCACCCGGCCGCCACCGCGCTGGCCGAGGGACGGCTCGACGTGCACGTCGGCCGGGACGCCGCCGACCTGCGCGCGGAGCTGCTGGCGTGCCCGGGCATCGACGCGGCCACCGCGGACTACGTGCTGATGCGCGTTCTCGGCGCCCCGGACGTGCTGCTCGCCGAGGACCCCGAGGTCCGGTACGGCGCCGAGGCGCTCGGCATCGCCCCGGAGTCGCTGCCGGAGCACGCGCGGAAGTGGACCCCGTGGTGTTCCTACGCCGGGAGGTACCTCCAGCGTGCGGCCGCGACGGGACTCGCCGTCAGCTGA
- the ychF gene encoding redox-regulated ATPase YchF, with protein MSLTLGIVGLPNVGKSTLFNALTRNDVLAANYPFATIEPNVGVVPLPDPRLDKLAELHKSEKIVPAVVSFVDIAGIVKGASEGAGLGNKFLANIREANAICQVIRVFDDPDVVHVDGRIDPSSDIETINTELILADLQTLDKALPRLEKEARTKKENKPALDNAQKAKEILDAGRTLFQAQKEVDFDALRELSLLTTKPFLYVFNADESVLTDEARREELTKLVAPADAVFLDAKVEAELLELDDEESVRELLESVGQPEPGLYSLARAGFHTLGLQTYLTAGPKESRAWTIPQGATAPQAAGVIHTDFERGFIKAEIVSYDDLMAAGSMAAARAAGKVRMEGKDYIMADGDVVEFRFNV; from the coding sequence GTGAGCCTCACCCTCGGTATCGTCGGCCTGCCCAACGTCGGCAAGTCCACCCTGTTCAACGCGCTGACCCGCAACGACGTGCTCGCCGCGAACTACCCGTTCGCGACGATCGAGCCGAACGTCGGCGTGGTGCCGCTGCCGGACCCCCGGCTGGACAAGCTGGCCGAGCTGCACAAGTCGGAGAAGATCGTCCCGGCGGTTGTGTCCTTTGTGGACATCGCGGGCATCGTGAAGGGCGCCTCCGAGGGTGCCGGACTGGGCAACAAGTTCCTCGCGAACATCCGTGAGGCCAACGCGATCTGCCAGGTCATCCGGGTGTTCGACGACCCCGACGTGGTGCACGTCGACGGCCGCATCGACCCGTCGAGCGACATCGAGACGATCAACACCGAGCTGATCCTCGCCGACCTGCAAACCCTGGACAAGGCGCTGCCGCGGCTGGAGAAGGAAGCGCGGACGAAGAAGGAGAACAAGCCCGCGCTCGACAACGCGCAGAAGGCGAAGGAGATCCTCGACGCCGGGCGCACGCTCTTCCAGGCCCAGAAGGAAGTCGACTTCGACGCGCTGCGCGAGCTGAGCCTGCTGACGACGAAGCCGTTCCTGTACGTCTTCAACGCCGACGAGTCGGTGCTGACGGACGAGGCTCGCCGCGAGGAGCTGACCAAGCTGGTCGCCCCGGCGGACGCGGTGTTCCTCGACGCGAAGGTCGAGGCGGAGCTGCTGGAGCTGGACGACGAGGAGTCGGTCCGCGAGCTGCTGGAGTCGGTCGGCCAGCCGGAGCCGGGCCTGTACTCCCTGGCCCGCGCGGGCTTCCACACGCTCGGCCTGCAGACGTACCTGACGGCGGGCCCGAAGGAATCCCGCGCCTGGACGATCCCCCAGGGCGCAACGGCCCCGCAGGCGGCGGGCGTGATCCACACGGACTTCGAGCGCGGCTTCATCAAGGCGGAGATCGTCTCGTACGACGACCTGATGGCCGCGGGCTCGATGGCGGCCGCGAGGGCAGCGGGCAAGGTCCGCATGGAGGGCAAGGACTACATCATGGCCGACGGCGACGTGGTGGAGTTCCGCTTCAACGTCTGA
- a CDS encoding ArsR family transcriptional regulator: protein MKASPSLLPLLRSRMQGELLALVLLHPEREYSITELAEACDVTPTAVLREVERLVGGGILEDRRVGRSRLVKARTDTPLYRPLSEVIAVTFGPLPLLAEALSGLAGVREAYIYGSWAARYRGEPGPPPGDVDVLVVGSPDPDVLFDLAEGVSRRLGREVNVHRISPASWAAGSTDPFLVSVRERPLVPLSLDQETSR, encoded by the coding sequence ATGAAAGCTTCGCCGAGCCTGCTGCCCTTGCTGCGTTCGCGCATGCAGGGTGAGCTGCTGGCGCTGGTCCTGCTGCACCCGGAGCGCGAATACAGCATCACCGAGCTCGCCGAGGCCTGTGATGTCACGCCGACGGCCGTGCTGCGCGAGGTCGAACGGCTCGTGGGTGGCGGCATCCTGGAAGACCGGCGGGTCGGCCGGAGCCGGCTCGTCAAAGCACGCACGGACACCCCGCTCTACCGGCCGTTGAGCGAGGTCATCGCGGTCACCTTCGGGCCGCTGCCGCTGCTCGCCGAGGCTTTGTCGGGTCTGGCGGGTGTGCGCGAGGCCTACATCTACGGGTCCTGGGCCGCGCGCTACCGCGGCGAACCGGGCCCGCCGCCCGGGGACGTCGACGTGCTCGTCGTCGGTTCGCCTGACCCGGACGTGCTCTTCGACCTGGCCGAGGGTGTGTCGCGCAGGCTGGGCCGCGAGGTCAACGTCCACCGGATCTCGCCGGCCTCGTGGGCGGCGGGCAGCACGGATCCGTTCCTCGTCAGCGTGCGTGAGCGTCCGCTGGTCCCGTTGTCCCTCGACCAGGAGACTTCCCGATGA
- a CDS encoding 4a-hydroxytetrahydrobiopterin dehydratase, whose product MTEILSDSEADERLGAHWTRAGAVISREVELASFPQAIEVVDRVAVLAEAADHHPDIDIRWRTLTFRLSTHSAGGLTSKDFALAAQIDEVLSSL is encoded by the coding sequence ATGACGGAAATCTTGAGCGACTCCGAGGCCGACGAACGGCTGGGCGCGCACTGGACGCGGGCCGGCGCGGTGATCTCCCGCGAGGTGGAACTCGCTTCGTTCCCCCAGGCGATCGAGGTGGTGGACCGCGTGGCGGTGCTGGCCGAAGCGGCCGACCACCACCCGGACATCGACATCCGCTGGCGCACCCTGACGTTCCGCCTCAGCACCCATTCGGCGGGCGGCCTGACGTCGAAGGACTTCGCGCTGGCCGCGCAGATCGACGAGGTGCTCTCCTCGCTGTGA
- a CDS encoding thiamine ABC transporter substrate-binding protein has protein sequence MKRRAVRAATAVAVVSVVAAGCSLSDGDGGTQQTPTVTLVTHDSFLAPQEVLDAFQKQSGIKISVLKQGDAGSLTNKLVLTKANPIGDVAFGVDSTFASRALSEGVFEPYTSPEADRGPQRYAVDPEHRLSAVDVGDVCVNVDTNYFAAKGIPAPSSYDDLADPKYKDLLVAEDPATASPGLAFLLGTIAKYGEAGWKDYWTKLKANGVKVVSGWEEAYTKDFSGSAGKGPRPIVVSYASSPAAEVGDDGKPRTKALLDTCYRQVEYAGVLAGGKQTESARKVVDFLLSQQFQATVAANMYVYPARQGVDLPAGWAQVAPLPQKPQTLTADQVQAGREKWIGEWRTLVQ, from the coding sequence ATGAAACGCAGGGCTGTTCGCGCCGCGACGGCCGTCGCCGTTGTCAGCGTCGTCGCCGCGGGGTGCTCGCTGTCGGATGGCGATGGTGGCACGCAGCAGACGCCCACCGTCACCCTCGTGACGCACGATTCCTTCCTGGCGCCGCAGGAGGTGCTCGACGCCTTCCAGAAGCAGTCGGGCATCAAGATCTCCGTGCTCAAGCAGGGCGACGCCGGATCGCTGACCAACAAGCTCGTGCTCACCAAGGCCAACCCGATCGGCGACGTCGCGTTCGGCGTCGACTCGACCTTCGCCTCTCGCGCGCTCTCCGAAGGCGTCTTCGAGCCTTACACCAGCCCGGAGGCCGACCGCGGGCCGCAGCGGTACGCCGTCGATCCCGAGCACCGGCTGTCCGCCGTCGACGTCGGGGACGTCTGCGTCAACGTCGACACGAACTACTTCGCCGCCAAGGGGATCCCGGCGCCGTCGTCGTACGACGACCTGGCCGACCCGAAGTACAAGGACCTGCTGGTCGCCGAGGACCCGGCCACCGCGTCGCCGGGCCTGGCGTTCCTCCTCGGCACCATCGCGAAGTACGGCGAGGCCGGCTGGAAGGACTACTGGACGAAGCTGAAGGCCAACGGCGTCAAGGTGGTCAGCGGCTGGGAAGAGGCTTACACCAAGGACTTCTCCGGTTCCGCCGGCAAGGGGCCGCGGCCGATCGTCGTGTCGTACGCGTCTTCGCCGGCCGCCGAGGTCGGGGACGACGGGAAGCCGCGCACGAAGGCACTGCTCGACACCTGCTACCGGCAGGTCGAGTACGCCGGGGTGCTCGCCGGCGGCAAGCAGACCGAGAGCGCGCGCAAGGTCGTCGACTTCCTGCTGTCGCAGCAGTTCCAGGCGACGGTCGCGGCCAACATGTACGTCTACCCCGCGCGCCAGGGCGTCGACCTGCCCGCGGGCTGGGCGCAGGTCGCGCCGTTGCCGCAGAAGCCGCAGACGCTGACGGCGGACCAGGTGCAGGCCGGCCGGGAGAAGTGGATCGGCGAATGGCGCACGCTCGTGCAGTAA